Proteins from a genomic interval of Candidatus Didemnitutus sp.:
- a CDS encoding glycoside hydrolase encodes MLRLVKLFAGFALATACTLHAASATASPAPPHVAPNLFAQLLGKSEAELDAKIEAAWRQLFHGNDATERVYYPVGADSAYIADIGSGDVRTEGLSYGMMIAVQLDRHDEFDRLWTWAKRHLQHHDGPRRGYFAWHARFDGTPLDPGSASDGEEWFAMALFFAAHRWQLHGPGHSPHDYAAEAQSLLCEMLHKRATAEVTPIFDAHERQVVFAPTPRASGFTDPSYHLPAYYELWARWSDSDADRRFWAEAAQTSRAFFRRAAHPRTGLMPEYAHFDGRPFTADTFGAGKGDFRFDAWRTLAHLALDHAWWRADPWQRDQSNRVLRFLAPHLPDMPNQFALDGTPLSTETSTGLLATAAVAGLAADPDVARPFVKQLWNTPIPSGQWRYYDGLLYFLALLQAGGRFQVIPPPTR; translated from the coding sequence ATGCTCCGTCTCGTGAAACTCTTCGCCGGCTTCGCGCTCGCGACCGCCTGCACACTGCACGCGGCTTCGGCAACCGCATCGCCCGCGCCACCGCACGTCGCGCCCAATCTCTTCGCCCAACTCCTCGGCAAATCGGAAGCCGAACTCGACGCGAAAATCGAAGCCGCCTGGCGTCAGCTATTCCACGGCAACGACGCCACCGAACGCGTCTACTATCCCGTCGGCGCCGACTCCGCCTACATCGCCGACATCGGCTCCGGCGACGTCCGCACCGAAGGCCTCTCCTACGGCATGATGATCGCCGTGCAGCTCGATCGTCACGACGAGTTCGACCGCCTTTGGACGTGGGCCAAACGCCACCTCCAACACCACGACGGCCCGCGCCGCGGCTACTTCGCCTGGCACGCGCGCTTCGACGGCACGCCGCTCGATCCCGGCTCCGCCAGCGACGGCGAGGAGTGGTTCGCCATGGCGCTCTTCTTCGCCGCCCACCGCTGGCAACTGCACGGACCGGGTCACTCCCCGCACGACTACGCCGCCGAAGCGCAATCACTCCTCTGCGAAATGCTCCACAAGCGCGCCACCGCCGAAGTCACGCCCATCTTCGACGCACACGAACGCCAGGTCGTCTTCGCCCCCACGCCGCGCGCCAGCGGCTTCACCGATCCGTCCTATCACTTGCCGGCCTACTACGAACTCTGGGCGCGCTGGTCCGACTCGGATGCCGATCGCCGCTTCTGGGCCGAGGCGGCGCAAACCAGCCGCGCCTTCTTCCGCCGCGCCGCCCACCCGCGCACCGGTCTCATGCCCGAATACGCGCACTTCGATGGCCGCCCGTTCACGGCTGACACCTTCGGCGCGGGCAAAGGCGATTTCCGTTTCGACGCCTGGCGCACGCTCGCGCACCTCGCGCTCGACCACGCGTGGTGGCGCGCCGATCCGTGGCAGCGCGACCAAAGCAACCGCGTCCTGCGCTTCCTCGCGCCGCACCTGCCGGACATGCCCAATCAATTCGCCCTCGACGGCACTCCGCTCTCCACCGAAACCTCCACCGGTCTCCTCGCCACCGCGGCCGTCGCCGGGCTCGCCGCCGATCCGGACGTCGCGCGTCCCTTCGTCAAACAACTCTGGAACACCCCGATTCCGTCCGGCCAATGGCGCTACTACGACGGGCTGCTCTACTTCCTCGCGCTCCTGCAAGCCGGCGGACGCTTCCAAGTCATCCCGCCGCCCACCCGATGA